In one window of Pseudomonas chlororaphis subsp. chlororaphis DNA:
- a CDS encoding MerR family transcriptional regulator, with protein sequence MLEPSHNDELPVIPGKRYFTIGEVSELCAVKPHVLRYWEQEFPQLNPVKRRGNRRYYQRQDVLMIRQIRALLYDQGFTIGGARLRLSGDEAKDDTTQYKQLIRQMISELEDVLVVLKK encoded by the coding sequence ATGCTGGAACCAAGTCATAACGACGAGCTCCCGGTCATTCCGGGCAAGCGCTACTTCACCATCGGTGAAGTCAGCGAGCTCTGTGCGGTCAAGCCGCATGTGCTGCGTTATTGGGAGCAGGAGTTTCCTCAACTCAACCCCGTCAAGCGCCGCGGAAATCGCCGGTATTATCAGCGCCAGGATGTGCTGATGATCCGGCAGATCCGCGCGTTGCTGTATGATCAGGGGTTCACCATCGGTGGAGCGCGCCTGCGCCTTTCCGGTGATGAAGCCAAAGACGACACCACCCAGTACAAGCAGTTGATCCGTCAGATGATCTCCGAACTGGAGGACGTTCTGGTAGTACTCAAGAAATAA
- a CDS encoding tyrosine-type recombinase/integrase — MSGLYQKGGIWQIDKVFRGERLRESTGTGDRQEAEQYLIHRLEKLRQERVYGVRRTRTWEEAATRFLLEYKDQPSIKLSAHHLTHLHPYLKDLPLTHIDDQALEEFVADRLNGMVLPCGKQLKPVAPRTVNISIERVIRILSLCARKWRDEERRPWLDSVPMLTKLDLKKKVRLPYPMTWDEQSILFGELPTHLQKMALFKVNTGCREQEVCKLRWDWEIQVPELGTSVFLIPSDFGGRNERSGVKNGDERLVVLNAVAKSVIDKQRGLSKEWVFPYNGTAMHRMNDSAWKKARVRAAKLWQEENLRPAHPGYASIRVHDLKHTFGRRLRAAGVTEEDRKALLGHKNGSITSHYSGAELEKLIDAANRVSATDSRGPVLTILKRRTG, encoded by the coding sequence ATCTCCGGTCTCTACCAGAAAGGTGGCATCTGGCAAATCGACAAGGTCTTCCGTGGCGAGCGACTTCGAGAAAGCACTGGAACTGGTGACCGGCAAGAAGCAGAGCAGTATCTGATTCACAGGCTTGAAAAGTTACGCCAGGAGCGCGTTTACGGTGTTCGCCGTACACGCACCTGGGAGGAAGCAGCGACGCGATTCCTGCTTGAGTACAAGGACCAACCCTCAATCAAGCTTTCGGCACACCACCTCACGCACCTTCATCCCTATCTGAAGGATCTGCCGTTGACTCACATCGACGACCAGGCACTTGAGGAGTTTGTGGCTGATCGATTGAACGGGATGGTTCTACCGTGCGGTAAGCAGCTGAAGCCAGTTGCACCTCGTACAGTGAACATTTCCATTGAGCGGGTGATCCGGATTCTGTCGCTTTGCGCAAGAAAGTGGCGGGATGAAGAGCGCAGGCCCTGGCTCGACTCGGTTCCGATGCTGACAAAGCTCGATTTGAAGAAGAAGGTGCGGCTGCCCTACCCAATGACTTGGGACGAGCAGTCGATCCTCTTTGGAGAGCTGCCGACGCACCTGCAGAAGATGGCCCTGTTCAAGGTGAACACGGGTTGCCGGGAGCAGGAAGTCTGCAAGTTGAGATGGGATTGGGAAATCCAGGTACCGGAACTGGGGACCAGTGTTTTTCTGATCCCTTCCGACTTCGGCGGCCGTAACGAGCGATCCGGCGTGAAGAATGGCGACGAGCGCCTGGTGGTGCTCAATGCCGTGGCCAAGTCGGTTATCGACAAGCAGCGCGGACTGAGTAAAGAGTGGGTGTTTCCGTACAACGGCACAGCCATGCACAGGATGAATGACTCTGCATGGAAAAAAGCACGGGTGAGAGCGGCGAAACTCTGGCAGGAGGAAAACCTTCGCCCCGCTCACCCAGGGTACGCATCCATCAGGGTGCATGATTTGAAACACACGTTTGGTCGTCGCCTTCGGGCGGCAGGCGTAACCGAGGAAGATCGCAAGGCCTTACTCGGCCACAAGAACGGCAGCATCACCAGCCACTACTCCGGCGCGGAGCTTGAGAAGCTGATTGACGCTGCAAATAGGGTATCAGCCACGGACTCACGCGGGCCTGTACTGACGATTTTGAAGAGGAGGACAGGATGA
- a CDS encoding DNA-methyltransferase yields MSEYQLYHGDCLEQLLQMPDNSVDSIVTDPPYGLSFMGKKWDHDVPSVEVWAECLRVLKPGGHLLAFAGTRTQHRMAVRIEDAGFEIRDMIAWAYGSGFPKSHNLEGEHEGWGTALKPALEPITVARKPFTGTVADNVQAHGTGALNIDMCRVMPTGERLGGGDECGKSGKPEGWARPWMDDPSHVAAHNAKVTANVEKASQLGRWPANLIHDGSPEVLAAFPDAPGQLAAVSTSDTQRAGQNCYGNMKRGRGKEASANSDNSGVVGFQMKPGARRLDSGSAARFFYCAKTSRADRHEGLANPGPQFTTGTTLRKVENVGTSGNNHPTVKPTDLMAYLLRLVTPPGGTVLDPYMGSGSTGKAAMREGFRFIGIERDQDEHGNCLGYIAIARARIEHERNKSKQLNLEEFATAHRKVDG; encoded by the coding sequence ATGAGCGAATACCAGCTCTATCATGGCGACTGCCTCGAGCAGTTGCTGCAGATGCCAGACAACAGCGTTGATAGCATCGTAACCGACCCGCCCTACGGCCTGTCATTCATGGGGAAAAAATGGGACCACGACGTTCCGTCGGTCGAGGTATGGGCTGAGTGCCTGCGCGTTCTCAAGCCGGGCGGTCACCTGCTGGCCTTCGCCGGTACCCGCACTCAGCACCGTATGGCTGTGCGGATCGAGGACGCCGGCTTCGAGATCCGCGACATGATCGCCTGGGCTTATGGTTCTGGCTTCCCGAAGTCGCACAACCTCGAGGGCGAGCATGAAGGATGGGGCACAGCGCTGAAACCGGCATTGGAGCCGATCACCGTGGCGCGCAAGCCGTTCACCGGAACTGTCGCAGATAATGTCCAAGCTCACGGTACCGGGGCGCTGAACATCGACATGTGTCGAGTCATGCCGACAGGTGAGCGGCTGGGCGGCGGCGATGAGTGCGGTAAGTCGGGTAAGCCAGAAGGTTGGGCCCGGCCGTGGATGGATGATCCTTCCCATGTCGCAGCACATAACGCCAAGGTAACAGCGAACGTCGAAAAGGCCTCACAGCTTGGGCGCTGGCCCGCAAACCTGATCCATGACGGAAGTCCTGAGGTGCTAGCGGCATTCCCTGATGCCCCAGGCCAACTGGCCGCTGTAAGCACCAGCGACACACAGCGAGCCGGTCAAAACTGCTACGGCAACATGAAGCGGGGCCGCGGCAAAGAGGCCAGTGCAAATAGCGATAATTCTGGCGTCGTCGGCTTTCAGATGAAACCCGGGGCCCGGCGACTGGATTCTGGCAGCGCCGCCCGCTTCTTCTACTGCGCCAAGACCAGTCGCGCCGATCGCCATGAAGGTCTGGCCAATCCCGGCCCGCAGTTCACCACCGGCACCACCCTGCGCAAAGTCGAGAACGTCGGTACCAGCGGAAACAACCACCCAACGGTGAAGCCGACAGACCTGATGGCCTACCTGCTACGCCTTGTCACACCGCCAGGCGGTACCGTGCTTGACCCGTACATGGGCAGCGGCAGCACTGGGAAGGCGGCGATGCGCGAGGGCTTCCGCTTCATCGGCATCGAGCGAGACCAAGACGAGCACGGAAACTGTCTCGGTTATATAGCGATCGCCCGTGCACGAATCGAGCATGAGCGAAACAAATCGAAGCAGTTGAACTTGGAGGAGTTCGCCACAGCCCACCGGAAAGTCGACGGATAG
- the ihfA gene encoding integration host factor subunit alpha, translating to MGALTKAEMAERLYEELGLNKREAKELVELFFEEIRHALEDNEQVKLSGFGNFDLRDKRQRPGRNPKTGEEIPITARRVVTFRPGQKLKARVEAYAGTKS from the coding sequence ATGGGGGCTCTGACGAAAGCTGAAATGGCCGAACGTCTCTACGAAGAGCTGGGCCTGAATAAACGTGAGGCCAAGGAATTGGTCGAGCTGTTTTTTGAGGAAATCAGGCACGCTCTCGAAGATAACGAACAGGTCAAACTGTCCGGTTTCGGTAACTTCGATCTTCGGGATAAACGCCAGCGACCTGGCCGCAACCCGAAGACGGGTGAAGAAATCCCGATCACGGCACGCCGTGTGGTCACCTTTCGTCCAGGGCAGAAGTTGAAGGCCCGAGTTGAGGCTTATGCTGGAACCAAGTCATAA